A stretch of Gossypium hirsutum isolate 1008001.06 chromosome A06, Gossypium_hirsutum_v2.1, whole genome shotgun sequence DNA encodes these proteins:
- the LOC107930622 gene encoding growth-regulating factor 1: protein MDIGGVVVGLEGFVGSETVVTSSLVSDPKTKPKLYGSGFLKQERPGNNEDVLLWRSSKLAKTEGVSASEAMPLLLHHKNRLLRSNANAATSVFSDGVSASQAMLSFSSAPKSRALSLDKSSQNVTFPYFHLTSPASTRNTGYNNGGFYGENMHGVLGGDRGPFTPSQWMELEHQALIYKYINSNVPIPSNLLIPIRKALGSTDFSSFSGGPLRTNTLGWGAFRLGFSNNTDPEPGRCRRTDGKKWRCSRDAVADQKYCERHINRGRHRSRKPVEGQSGHSAGATSTTTTKVMSTVSSTLASVVAPISGCSESNSLTVAQQQFKNLQPVTAPVNRLLVNKETLGERLHESTLDLKSKENPFLMPMQQLVTYEENLRNEFGVVFSDSLLNPSHKDSSLINCRTFGSSQDLICQATVSQHSLREFMDDWPKSQSDRSTISWPEVDVQSDMTQLSISIPMTASDFMSSTSSPSNEKLSSSPLRLSREFDPMHMGLGVGSVINEPNHKQANWIPISWKNSMGGPLGEVLHSTNSSALNLITCDDWNNSPRQRLASSPTGVLTKTTFGSVSNSSAGSSPRPDNDLRGSTLVHTSSLPAL from the exons ATGGATATTGGGGGTGTAGTGGTGGGTTTAGAGGGGTTTGTGGGTTCAGAGACTGTAGTTACTTCATCCCTTGTTTCAGATCCTAAGACAAAGCCTAAGTTGTACGGATCTGGGTTCCTTAAGCAAGAGAGACCTGGTAATAATGAAGATGTGTTGTTGTGGAGGAGTTCAAAACTGGCCAAAACGGAGGGGGTTTCAGCCTCCGAGGCAATGCCGTTGTTGCTCCACCACAAGAATAGATTATTGAGATCTAATGCTAATGCTGCTACCTCTGTCTTCTCTGATGGGGTTTCAGCCTCTCAGGCAATGCTGAGCTTTTCTTCTGCACCTAAATCCCGAGCTCTTTCACTGGATAAAAGCTCCCAAAATGTCACTTTCCCTTACTTCCACCTCACATCACCTGCTTCTACTAGAAATACAG GTTACAACAATGGTGGATTCTATGGTGAAAACATGCATGGGGTATTAGGAGGAGATAGAGGACCATTTACACCATCTCAATGGATGGAACTTGAACACCAAGCTTTGATCTACAAATACATAAATTCAAATGTGCCTATACCATCTAATCTTCTTATTCCTATAAGAAAAGCCCTTGGTTCTACTGATTTCTCTAGCTTTTCTGGTGGTCCCCTAAGAACCAATACAT TGGGATGGGGAGCTTTTCGTCTTGGGTTCTCGAACAACACTGATCCTGAACCCGGACGGTGTCGTAGAACAGATGGAAAGAAATGGCGGTGCTCGAGAGATGCAGTTGCCGACCAGAAGTATTGTGAGCGGCACATCAATAGGGGCCGCCATCGTTCAAGAAAGCCTGTGGAAGGTCAATCAGGCCATTCAGCTGGAGCCACTAGCACCACTACCACCAAGGTGATGTCTACTGTCTCATCGACTTTGGCGTCAGTGGTAGCGCCAATCAGTGGCTGCAGCGAGTCCAACAGCCTTACTGTTGCTCAGCAGCAGTTTAAGAATTTGCAGCCAGTGACAGCTCCTGTTAATAG GTTGCTTGTGAACAAAGAAACTTTGGGTGAAAGATTACATGAAAGTACACTGGATCTAAAATCCAAAGAAAACCCTTTCTTGATGCCGATGCAGCAACTGGTCACGTATGAAGAAAACTTGAGAAATGAGTTCGGAGTTGTTTTTTCCGACTCACTCCTTAACCCTTCCCATAAGGACTCTTCCTTGATTAACTGCAGAACTTTTGGTTCATCTCAAGACCTTATTTGTCAAGCAACTGTATCCCAACATTCCCTTCGAGAGTTCATGGATGATTGGCCTAAAAGCCAGTCCGATCGATCAACCATTTCCTGGCCTGAAGTTGATGTTCAATCAGACATGACTCAACTTTCCATATCAATACCAATGACTGCCTCTGATTTCATGTCCTCAACTTCTTCTCCCAGCAATGAAAAACTGTCTTCATCACCTCTCAGATTATCTCGTGAATTTGACCCTATGCACATGGGACTAGGTGTAGGCAGTGTTATTAATGAACCAAACCATAAGCAGGCAAATTGGATACCCATCTCTTGGAAGAATTCCATGGGTGGCCCCCTTGGTGAGGTATTGCACAGCACCAACTCATCAGCACTTAACCTTATTACATGCGATGATTGGAACAATAGTCCTCGGCAGCGGCTAGCCTCATCTCCCACTGGAGTCTTAACAAAGACTACCTTCGGTTCTGTTTCTAACAGCAGTGCTGGAAGCAGTCCAAGACCAGACAATGACCTACGTGGTTCAACCCTTGTTCATACTTCCTCTTTGCCTGCATTGTAG
- the LOC107930591 gene encoding ribosomal RNA processing protein 1 homolog: MAGSGAGEGPTLIKQLAACDKSSRDRAVRSLLNGWLPSQSEVSDEEMKRLWKGLFYCVWHADKLPAQTDLINKLSSVLPKLKPGLSRQYFSVFLLTMRREWTGIDKLRLDKFYLLIRRFLNCFFVMLKESSWDLDFMRRSIRVLVDGTFIADDKFQGNGVNYHIASVFLEEIRPFFPLRKEVVEVLLEPFVGVLGKVGDKVLVGKIRSNVFDVLVKTGRRLLELKQSGDEVDESDDVVVFGTIGLVMGFSTKFYELGSSLDCCQGNRKAVLALHEEFLKLEKDLTSLGIDISIPEGNEGNEEDEVPELIPVGGETDANVSNDVLEPVEVNITGSAKKVTKKSKKAKKATGDNGKKTKKSKKTECSPADQENDVKLPAEVASSNIEQNGDGDSITFTESVISNLQLQFEKVAAEVGLNSDVATACDLPKVNGAVSKKRKRAKSADGRKPQNGELTGEADGEGDGTAKTCENCTKRVRFSMKNNLVWKPHSPLPPLSLRLPPSVTPRGSALKQGIPPGPIKEMPPMTKKGKKAKSVKKARKVIKSMYPLVKRTKKLKSTSS, from the coding sequence ATGGCCGGATCCGGAGCCGGAGAAGGCCCGACCCTGATAAAGCAACTCGCGGCTTGCGACAAGTCGAGCCGTGACAGAGCCGTACGGTCTCTCCTCAATGGGTGGCTTCCTTCACAGAGTGAAGTCTCCGATGAAGAGATGAAGAGGCTGTGGAAAGGTCTCTTCTACTGCGTTTGGCACGCTGACAAGCTGCCCGCCCAGACCGACCTCATCAACAAGCTTTCCTCGGTTCTGCCGAAGCTCAAACCCGGTCTATCTCGTCAATACTTCTCCGTTTTTCTTCTCACCATGCGTCGTGAGTGGACCGGGATTGATAAGTTAAGGTTAGATAAGTTTTACCTCTTAATTCGTAGGTTTTTGAATTGCTTCTTTGTCATGTTGAAGGAATCGTCGTGGGATTTGGATTTTATGCGTCGTTCGATTAGGGTTTTAGTTGATGGTACATTTATAGCTGATGATAAGTTTCAAGGTAATGGCGTTAATTATCACATTGCTTCGGTTTTTCTCGAGGAAATTAGGCCCTTTTTTCCATTAAGAAAGGAGGTTGTTGAGGTTCTATTGGAACCGTTTGTTGGAGTCTTGGGGAAAGTGGGTGATAAGGTTTTGGTTGGGAAGATAAGGAGCAATGTGTTTGACGTGCTTGTTAAGACGGGAAGGAGATTGCTGGAGCTTAAGCAGTCTGGTGATGAGGTTGATGAAAGCGATGATGTAGTCGTGTTTGGGACAATTGGTTTAGTGATGGGGTTCTCTACAAAGTTCTATGAATTGGGTTCTTCACTAGATTGCTGTCAGGGTAATAGAAAGGCTGTGTTGGCATTACATGAGGAATTCTTGAAGTTAGAGAAGGATTTGACGTCATTGGGTATTGATATTTCGATTCCTGAGGGTAATGAAGGCAATGAAGAAGATGAGGTACCTGAATTGATACCTGTTGGTGGTGAGACAGACGCGAATGTTTCAAATGATGTTTTGGAGCCAGTTGAAGTTAATATTACCGGTTCTGCGAAGAAGGTCACAAAGAAAAGCAAGAAGGCCAAAAAGGCAACTGGGGACAATGGTAAAAAGACTAAGAAAAGCAAGAAAACTGAATGTAGCCCTGCAGATCAGGAGAATGATGTTAAGTTACCTGCAGAGGTTGCCAGTTCTAATATTGAGCAGAATGGTGATGGGGATTCTATAACATTTACGGAATCAGTGATTTCAAACCTTCAGCTCCAGTTTGAGAAGGTTGCCGCAGAAGTGGGTTTGAATAGCGATGTTGCAACTGCCTGTGATTTACCAAAAGTTAATGGTGCTGTCTCCAAGAAGAGAAAGAGAGCAAAGAGTGCGGATGGCCGAAAACCTCAGAATGGGGAGCTAACTGGTGAAGCTGATGGTGAAGGTGATGGAACTGCGAAAACTTGTGAGAATTGCACGAAGAGGGTAAGATTTTCAATGAAAAACAATCTGGTTTGGAAGCCCCACAGTCCTTTACCTCCATTAAGTTTGAGGTTACCTCCCTCTGTTACTCCTAGAGGAAGTGCACTTAAGCAAGGAATTCCTCCAGGTCCTATAAAGGAAATGCCTCCCATGACTAAGAAGGGAAAGAAAGCTAAATCTGTGAAGAAGGCTCGGAAAGTGATAAAGAGTATGTATCCTCTAGTCAAAcgcacaaagaaattgaaatcTACTTCCTCTTAG